In Gasterosteus aculeatus chromosome 15, fGasAcu3.hap1.1, whole genome shotgun sequence, a single genomic region encodes these proteins:
- the syt16 gene encoding synaptotagmin-16 isoform X1, protein MASDNCLFVWSDQCVIVCPLPLSLLLPVPPEAIGFLSAVGVFIVALAVLFLFINKKLCFSRVGGLPCLEHRHAHRKKTRQGLRQGLVSSYGDEDEDGGGVSSSGSEEEVLKQFEISVSRSQSFRTSTAANLIELQAQTALGRRHKFSRLSDQEEGSTEPSDCEEMAAQGHQGGFKDPLTAALEESEWAAPAALEAAGASDGPAQGANRQAADGSEEMENGGGSAAVGCSPAWSPEPDQPQPASSSPRLPISTCGDLVLSLEYRPDAEKLLVSVIAARDVPDKARSGMDSWQVHMVLLPAKKQRHRTLVQKGSLPHFNETFRFSRLEPAELQASAVRFRLYALGASRMSRERMMGEKVLRLGGLDPEGGTMETTLVLEPRSNLKSLDSQLSLSAVSQSDSASSTQSLTHGGVPELLVGLTYNATTGRMSVELIKGSHFRNLAVNRPPDTYGRLTLLNSVGQEISRCKTSVRRGQPNPVYKETFVFQVALFQLSDVTLLVSVYNRRSLKRKETVGWIAMGQNSSGEEEQLHWQDMKDSRGQQVCRWHVLLEA, encoded by the exons actGCCTGTTTGTGTGGTCTGatcagtgtgtcattgtgtgtcccctccccctctccctcctcctgccagTCCCCCCGGAGGCCATCGGCTTCCTGTCGGCGGTGGGCGTCTTCATCGTGGCGCTggccgtcctcttcctcttcatcaacaAGAAGCTGTGTTTCTCGCGCGTGGGGGGGCTGCCCTGCCTGGAGCACCGCCACGCCCACCGGAAGAAGACGCGCCAGGGCCTCCGCCAGGGGCTGG TGAGCAGCTACGGTGACGAAGACGAAGACGGCGGTGGCGTCTCGTCCTccggcagcgaggaggaggtccTAAAGCAGTTTGAGATCTCCGTGTCGCGGTCGCAGAGCTTCCGCACCTCGACGGCGGCGAACCTCATCGAGCTGCAGGCGCAGACGGCGCTCGGCCGCCGGCACAAGTTCAGCCGTCTGTCGGACCAGGAGGAAGGAAGCACGGAGCCGTCGGACTGCGAAG AGATGGCGGCTCAGGGCCACCAGGGCGGCTTCAAGGACCCGCTCACCGCCGCCTTAGAGGAGAGCGAGTGGGCGGCGCCGGCCGCTCTCGAGGCGGCGGGCGCCAGTGACGGGCCCGCCCAGGGCGCCAACCGGCAGGCCGCGGACGGCAGCGAGGAGATGGAGAATGGCGGCGGAAGTGCCGCCGTGGGATGCTCCCCCGCCTGGAGCCCCGAG CCAGACCAGCCTCAGCCAGCGAGCTCTTCCCCCCGCCTCCCCATCTCCACCTGCGGGGACCTGGTCCTGTCCCTGGAGTACCGGCCCGACGCGGAGAAGCTGCTGGTCTCGGTGATCGCGGCGCGGGACGTCCCCGACAAAGCCCGCAGCGGCATGGACTCCTGGCAGGTGCACATGGTGCTGCTGCCCGCCAAGAAGCAGCGGCACCGCACGCTGGTGCAGAAGGGCTCGCTGCCGCACTTCAACGAGACCTTCCGCTTCTCGCGCCTGGAGCCGGCCGAGCTGCAGGCGTCGGCCGTCCGGTTCAGGCTCTACGCGCTCGGGGCGTCCCGCATGTCCCGCGAGAGGATGATGGGCGAGAAGGTGCTGCGCCTGGGCGGGCTGGACCCGGAGGGGGGGACGATGGAGACCACGCTGGTGCTGGAGCCTCGCAGCAACCTCAAG AGCTTGGACTCCCAGCTGAGCCTGTCCGCCGTGTCTCAGAGCGACAGCGCCTCGTCCACTCAGTCTCTGACCCACGGCGGCGTCCCCGAGCTGCTGGTGGGCCTCACCTACAACGCCACCACGGGGCGCATGTCTGTGGAGCTCATCAAGGGGAGCCACTTCAGGAACCTGGCCGTCAACAGGCCGCCAG ACACCTACGGGCGCCTGACCCTGCTGAACTCGGTGGGTCAGGAGATCTCGCGCTGTAAGACGTCGGTGCGCCGCGGCCAGCCCAACCCCGTCTACAAGGAGACCTTCGTCTTCCAGGTGGCGCTGTTCCAGCTGTCGGACGTCACGCTGCTGGTCTCCGTCTACAACCGGCGCAGCCTGAAGCGCAAGGAGACGGTGGGCTGGATCGCCATGGGCCAGAACAgcagcggcgaggaggagcagctccaCTGGCAGGACATGAAGGACAGCCGAGGACAGCAGGTCTGCCGCTGGCACGTCCTGCTGGAGGCCTGA
- the syt16 gene encoding synaptotagmin-16 isoform X3: MASDIPPEAIGFLSAVGVFIVALAVLFLFINKKLCFSRVGGLPCLEHRHAHRKKTRQGLRQGLVSSYGDEDEDGGGVSSSGSEEEVLKQFEISVSRSQSFRTSTAANLIELQAQTALGRRHKFSRLSDQEEGSTEPSDCEEMAAQGHQGGFKDPLTAALEESEWAAPAALEAAGASDGPAQGANRQAADGSEEMENGGGSAAVGCSPAWSPEPDQPQPASSSPRLPISTCGDLVLSLEYRPDAEKLLVSVIAARDVPDKARSGMDSWQVHMVLLPAKKQRHRTLVQKGSLPHFNETFRFSRLEPAELQASAVRFRLYALGASRMSRERMMGEKVLRLGGLDPEGGTMETTLVLEPRSNLKSLDSQLSLSAVSQSDSASSTQSLTHGGVPELLVGLTYNATTGRMSVELIKGSHFRNLAVNRPPDTYGRLTLLNSVGQEISRCKTSVRRGQPNPVYKETFVFQVALFQLSDVTLLVSVYNRRSLKRKETVGWIAMGQNSSGEEEQLHWQDMKDSRGQQVCRWHVLLEA; the protein is encoded by the exons TCCCCCCGGAGGCCATCGGCTTCCTGTCGGCGGTGGGCGTCTTCATCGTGGCGCTggccgtcctcttcctcttcatcaacaAGAAGCTGTGTTTCTCGCGCGTGGGGGGGCTGCCCTGCCTGGAGCACCGCCACGCCCACCGGAAGAAGACGCGCCAGGGCCTCCGCCAGGGGCTGG TGAGCAGCTACGGTGACGAAGACGAAGACGGCGGTGGCGTCTCGTCCTccggcagcgaggaggaggtccTAAAGCAGTTTGAGATCTCCGTGTCGCGGTCGCAGAGCTTCCGCACCTCGACGGCGGCGAACCTCATCGAGCTGCAGGCGCAGACGGCGCTCGGCCGCCGGCACAAGTTCAGCCGTCTGTCGGACCAGGAGGAAGGAAGCACGGAGCCGTCGGACTGCGAAG AGATGGCGGCTCAGGGCCACCAGGGCGGCTTCAAGGACCCGCTCACCGCCGCCTTAGAGGAGAGCGAGTGGGCGGCGCCGGCCGCTCTCGAGGCGGCGGGCGCCAGTGACGGGCCCGCCCAGGGCGCCAACCGGCAGGCCGCGGACGGCAGCGAGGAGATGGAGAATGGCGGCGGAAGTGCCGCCGTGGGATGCTCCCCCGCCTGGAGCCCCGAG CCAGACCAGCCTCAGCCAGCGAGCTCTTCCCCCCGCCTCCCCATCTCCACCTGCGGGGACCTGGTCCTGTCCCTGGAGTACCGGCCCGACGCGGAGAAGCTGCTGGTCTCGGTGATCGCGGCGCGGGACGTCCCCGACAAAGCCCGCAGCGGCATGGACTCCTGGCAGGTGCACATGGTGCTGCTGCCCGCCAAGAAGCAGCGGCACCGCACGCTGGTGCAGAAGGGCTCGCTGCCGCACTTCAACGAGACCTTCCGCTTCTCGCGCCTGGAGCCGGCCGAGCTGCAGGCGTCGGCCGTCCGGTTCAGGCTCTACGCGCTCGGGGCGTCCCGCATGTCCCGCGAGAGGATGATGGGCGAGAAGGTGCTGCGCCTGGGCGGGCTGGACCCGGAGGGGGGGACGATGGAGACCACGCTGGTGCTGGAGCCTCGCAGCAACCTCAAG AGCTTGGACTCCCAGCTGAGCCTGTCCGCCGTGTCTCAGAGCGACAGCGCCTCGTCCACTCAGTCTCTGACCCACGGCGGCGTCCCCGAGCTGCTGGTGGGCCTCACCTACAACGCCACCACGGGGCGCATGTCTGTGGAGCTCATCAAGGGGAGCCACTTCAGGAACCTGGCCGTCAACAGGCCGCCAG ACACCTACGGGCGCCTGACCCTGCTGAACTCGGTGGGTCAGGAGATCTCGCGCTGTAAGACGTCGGTGCGCCGCGGCCAGCCCAACCCCGTCTACAAGGAGACCTTCGTCTTCCAGGTGGCGCTGTTCCAGCTGTCGGACGTCACGCTGCTGGTCTCCGTCTACAACCGGCGCAGCCTGAAGCGCAAGGAGACGGTGGGCTGGATCGCCATGGGCCAGAACAgcagcggcgaggaggagcagctccaCTGGCAGGACATGAAGGACAGCCGAGGACAGCAGGTCTGCCGCTGGCACGTCCTGCTGGAGGCCTGA
- the syt16 gene encoding synaptotagmin-16 isoform X2: MSGEGEVPPEAIGFLSAVGVFIVALAVLFLFINKKLCFSRVGGLPCLEHRHAHRKKTRQGLRQGLVSSYGDEDEDGGGVSSSGSEEEVLKQFEISVSRSQSFRTSTAANLIELQAQTALGRRHKFSRLSDQEEGSTEPSDCEEMAAQGHQGGFKDPLTAALEESEWAAPAALEAAGASDGPAQGANRQAADGSEEMENGGGSAAVGCSPAWSPEPDQPQPASSSPRLPISTCGDLVLSLEYRPDAEKLLVSVIAARDVPDKARSGMDSWQVHMVLLPAKKQRHRTLVQKGSLPHFNETFRFSRLEPAELQASAVRFRLYALGASRMSRERMMGEKVLRLGGLDPEGGTMETTLVLEPRSNLKSLDSQLSLSAVSQSDSASSTQSLTHGGVPELLVGLTYNATTGRMSVELIKGSHFRNLAVNRPPDTYGRLTLLNSVGQEISRCKTSVRRGQPNPVYKETFVFQVALFQLSDVTLLVSVYNRRSLKRKETVGWIAMGQNSSGEEEQLHWQDMKDSRGQQVCRWHVLLEA, translated from the exons TCCCCCCGGAGGCCATCGGCTTCCTGTCGGCGGTGGGCGTCTTCATCGTGGCGCTggccgtcctcttcctcttcatcaacaAGAAGCTGTGTTTCTCGCGCGTGGGGGGGCTGCCCTGCCTGGAGCACCGCCACGCCCACCGGAAGAAGACGCGCCAGGGCCTCCGCCAGGGGCTGG TGAGCAGCTACGGTGACGAAGACGAAGACGGCGGTGGCGTCTCGTCCTccggcagcgaggaggaggtccTAAAGCAGTTTGAGATCTCCGTGTCGCGGTCGCAGAGCTTCCGCACCTCGACGGCGGCGAACCTCATCGAGCTGCAGGCGCAGACGGCGCTCGGCCGCCGGCACAAGTTCAGCCGTCTGTCGGACCAGGAGGAAGGAAGCACGGAGCCGTCGGACTGCGAAG AGATGGCGGCTCAGGGCCACCAGGGCGGCTTCAAGGACCCGCTCACCGCCGCCTTAGAGGAGAGCGAGTGGGCGGCGCCGGCCGCTCTCGAGGCGGCGGGCGCCAGTGACGGGCCCGCCCAGGGCGCCAACCGGCAGGCCGCGGACGGCAGCGAGGAGATGGAGAATGGCGGCGGAAGTGCCGCCGTGGGATGCTCCCCCGCCTGGAGCCCCGAG CCAGACCAGCCTCAGCCAGCGAGCTCTTCCCCCCGCCTCCCCATCTCCACCTGCGGGGACCTGGTCCTGTCCCTGGAGTACCGGCCCGACGCGGAGAAGCTGCTGGTCTCGGTGATCGCGGCGCGGGACGTCCCCGACAAAGCCCGCAGCGGCATGGACTCCTGGCAGGTGCACATGGTGCTGCTGCCCGCCAAGAAGCAGCGGCACCGCACGCTGGTGCAGAAGGGCTCGCTGCCGCACTTCAACGAGACCTTCCGCTTCTCGCGCCTGGAGCCGGCCGAGCTGCAGGCGTCGGCCGTCCGGTTCAGGCTCTACGCGCTCGGGGCGTCCCGCATGTCCCGCGAGAGGATGATGGGCGAGAAGGTGCTGCGCCTGGGCGGGCTGGACCCGGAGGGGGGGACGATGGAGACCACGCTGGTGCTGGAGCCTCGCAGCAACCTCAAG AGCTTGGACTCCCAGCTGAGCCTGTCCGCCGTGTCTCAGAGCGACAGCGCCTCGTCCACTCAGTCTCTGACCCACGGCGGCGTCCCCGAGCTGCTGGTGGGCCTCACCTACAACGCCACCACGGGGCGCATGTCTGTGGAGCTCATCAAGGGGAGCCACTTCAGGAACCTGGCCGTCAACAGGCCGCCAG ACACCTACGGGCGCCTGACCCTGCTGAACTCGGTGGGTCAGGAGATCTCGCGCTGTAAGACGTCGGTGCGCCGCGGCCAGCCCAACCCCGTCTACAAGGAGACCTTCGTCTTCCAGGTGGCGCTGTTCCAGCTGTCGGACGTCACGCTGCTGGTCTCCGTCTACAACCGGCGCAGCCTGAAGCGCAAGGAGACGGTGGGCTGGATCGCCATGGGCCAGAACAgcagcggcgaggaggagcagctccaCTGGCAGGACATGAAGGACAGCCGAGGACAGCAGGTCTGCCGCTGGCACGTCCTGCTGGAGGCCTGA
- the syt16 gene encoding synaptotagmin-16 isoform X4 gives MASDMSSYGDEDEDGGGVSSSGSEEEVLKQFEISVSRSQSFRTSTAANLIELQAQTALGRRHKFSRLSDQEEGSTEPSDCEEMAAQGHQGGFKDPLTAALEESEWAAPAALEAAGASDGPAQGANRQAADGSEEMENGGGSAAVGCSPAWSPEPDQPQPASSSPRLPISTCGDLVLSLEYRPDAEKLLVSVIAARDVPDKARSGMDSWQVHMVLLPAKKQRHRTLVQKGSLPHFNETFRFSRLEPAELQASAVRFRLYALGASRMSRERMMGEKVLRLGGLDPEGGTMETTLVLEPRSNLKSLDSQLSLSAVSQSDSASSTQSLTHGGVPELLVGLTYNATTGRMSVELIKGSHFRNLAVNRPPDTYGRLTLLNSVGQEISRCKTSVRRGQPNPVYKETFVFQVALFQLSDVTLLVSVYNRRSLKRKETVGWIAMGQNSSGEEEQLHWQDMKDSRGQQVCRWHVLLEA, from the exons TGAGCAGCTACGGTGACGAAGACGAAGACGGCGGTGGCGTCTCGTCCTccggcagcgaggaggaggtccTAAAGCAGTTTGAGATCTCCGTGTCGCGGTCGCAGAGCTTCCGCACCTCGACGGCGGCGAACCTCATCGAGCTGCAGGCGCAGACGGCGCTCGGCCGCCGGCACAAGTTCAGCCGTCTGTCGGACCAGGAGGAAGGAAGCACGGAGCCGTCGGACTGCGAAG AGATGGCGGCTCAGGGCCACCAGGGCGGCTTCAAGGACCCGCTCACCGCCGCCTTAGAGGAGAGCGAGTGGGCGGCGCCGGCCGCTCTCGAGGCGGCGGGCGCCAGTGACGGGCCCGCCCAGGGCGCCAACCGGCAGGCCGCGGACGGCAGCGAGGAGATGGAGAATGGCGGCGGAAGTGCCGCCGTGGGATGCTCCCCCGCCTGGAGCCCCGAG CCAGACCAGCCTCAGCCAGCGAGCTCTTCCCCCCGCCTCCCCATCTCCACCTGCGGGGACCTGGTCCTGTCCCTGGAGTACCGGCCCGACGCGGAGAAGCTGCTGGTCTCGGTGATCGCGGCGCGGGACGTCCCCGACAAAGCCCGCAGCGGCATGGACTCCTGGCAGGTGCACATGGTGCTGCTGCCCGCCAAGAAGCAGCGGCACCGCACGCTGGTGCAGAAGGGCTCGCTGCCGCACTTCAACGAGACCTTCCGCTTCTCGCGCCTGGAGCCGGCCGAGCTGCAGGCGTCGGCCGTCCGGTTCAGGCTCTACGCGCTCGGGGCGTCCCGCATGTCCCGCGAGAGGATGATGGGCGAGAAGGTGCTGCGCCTGGGCGGGCTGGACCCGGAGGGGGGGACGATGGAGACCACGCTGGTGCTGGAGCCTCGCAGCAACCTCAAG AGCTTGGACTCCCAGCTGAGCCTGTCCGCCGTGTCTCAGAGCGACAGCGCCTCGTCCACTCAGTCTCTGACCCACGGCGGCGTCCCCGAGCTGCTGGTGGGCCTCACCTACAACGCCACCACGGGGCGCATGTCTGTGGAGCTCATCAAGGGGAGCCACTTCAGGAACCTGGCCGTCAACAGGCCGCCAG ACACCTACGGGCGCCTGACCCTGCTGAACTCGGTGGGTCAGGAGATCTCGCGCTGTAAGACGTCGGTGCGCCGCGGCCAGCCCAACCCCGTCTACAAGGAGACCTTCGTCTTCCAGGTGGCGCTGTTCCAGCTGTCGGACGTCACGCTGCTGGTCTCCGTCTACAACCGGCGCAGCCTGAAGCGCAAGGAGACGGTGGGCTGGATCGCCATGGGCCAGAACAgcagcggcgaggaggagcagctccaCTGGCAGGACATGAAGGACAGCCGAGGACAGCAGGTCTGCCGCTGGCACGTCCTGCTGGAGGCCTGA
- the sgpp1b gene encoding sphingosine-1-phosphate phosphatase 1, whose protein sequence is MGKSNRLLNLYHYLQDPHLVARFQHFCGVRETFSGTVTSTTSTAAAGKEADRTHEHNNGACRRRVAGGDDSGYPAAIGAGEGEKAQTAAAKGVSQRVASSSVATSRGEESRNPPRNGALVSAKTAAGEAVSAGRNGRSSCPPDLTGATESEEPGNEKAPGSSGTVKPLRKNSLTGDAGQEFLIQNRFLYYAFTLGTELGNELFYITFFPFVTWNVDAFVSRRLIMVWVWVMYLGQCTKDLLGWSRPASPPVIKVEMFYNSEYSMPSTHAMSGTAIPFSLFFMTYGRWEYPFPLGFSLALCWCLLVCVSRIYMGMHSVLDVIAGVLYSVLILLFFLPALDLIDGFNLSCRYAPLIIVCLHLGLGLFSFTLDTWSTSRGDTAQILGTGAGVALASHVNHRLGLMPDPTPDQLPFAAPALGAGLAGAALLRLALGVLVLMATRALMKAVTIPAVCRVFGVPSGDVRKARQRMEVELPYRYIVYGAVGFNVLFLVPLLFSYTRLS, encoded by the exons ATGGGGAAAAGCAACCGGTTGTTAAACCTCTACCACTATCTCCAAGACCCCCACCTTGTGGCTCGGTTTCAGCACTTTTGTGGAGTACGCGAGACGTTTTCGGGAACCGtaacctccaccacctccaccgcgGCGGCGGGAAAGGAAGCAGACCGGACTCATGAGCACAATAACGGGGCTTGCCGTCGCCGCGTCGCCGGGGGGGACGACAGCGGATACCCGGCCGCCATCGGAGCCGGTGAAGGGGAGAAAGCCCAGACGGCGGCGGCGAAGGGTGTCAGCCAGAGGGTCGCCAGTTCAAGCGTCGCGACGAGCCGAGGGGAAGAAAGTAGAAATCCGCCCCGGAACGGAGCGCTGGTCTCCGCGAAGACCGCCGCGGGAGAAGCGGTCAGTGCGGGCAGGAACGGACGAAGTTCCTGCCCGCCGGACCTTACCGGCGCCACCGAATCAGAAGAGCCGGGCAACGAAAAAGCCCCGGGGAGCAGCGGCACGGTGAAACCCCTCCGGAAGAACTCTCTGACGGGCGACGCCGGGCAGGAGTTCCTCATCCAGAACCGGTTCCTGTACTACGCCTTCACGCTCGGAACCGAGCTGGGCAACGAGCTGTTCTACATCACCTTCTTCCCCTTCGTCACGTGGAACGTGGACGCCTTCGTGAGCCGCCGGCTGATCATGGTCTGGGTCTGGGTCATGTACCTGGGCCAGTGCACCAAGGACCTGCTGGGCTGGTCGCGGCCCGCCTCGCCGCCCGTGATCAAGGTGGAGATGTTCTACAACTCCGAGTACAGCATGCCGTCCACGCACGCCATGTCGGGCACGGCCATCCCCTTCTCGCTGTTCTTCATGACCTACGGCCGCTGGGAG TACCCGTTCCCTCTGGGCTTCAGCCTGGCTCTCTGCTGGTGTCTGCTGGTCTGCGTCAGCCGGATCTACATGGGGATGCACTCGGTGCTG GACGTCATCGCCGGCGTCCTCTACAGCGTCCTCatcctgctcttcttcctgcCGGCGTTGGACCTGATCGACGGCTTCAACCTGTCGTGCCGCTACGCCCCGCTCATCATCGTCTGCCTCCACCTGGGCCTGGGCCTCTTCTCCTTCACCCTGGACACCTGGAGCACCTCGCGGGGCGACACCGCGCAGATCCTGGGCACGGGCGCCGGCGTGGCGCTGGCCTCGCACGTCAACCACCGCCTGGGCCTGATGCCCGACCCCACGCCGGACCAGCTGCCCTTCGCCGCGCCCGCCCTCGGCGCCGGGCTGGCGGGGGCGGCGCTGCTGCGGCTGGCCCTAGGCGTGCTGGTGCTGATGGCCACGCGGGCGCTGATGAAGGCCGTCACCATCCCGGCGGTGTGCCGCGTGTTCGGCGTGCCCAGCGGCGACGTGAGGAAGGCCCGGCAGCGCATGGAGGTGGAGCTTCCCTACCGCTACATCGTCTACGGGGCGGTGGGCTTCAACGTGCTCTTCCTGGTCCCGCTGCTCTTCAGCTACACGCGGCTCTCCTGA